In Turicibacter sanguinis, a genomic segment contains:
- the potA gene encoding spermidine/putrescine ABC transporter ATP-binding protein: MTKVPLVEIKNLTKEYDGDIILKGIDLTIHQNEFVTLLGPSGCGKTTLLRIIGGFDTPTSGEVKFDGKDLIQIPSYKREINTVFQKYALFPHLNVFDNIAFGLRMKKVPESEVKERVNRMLKMVKLFDYANRRIDSLSGGQQQRIAIARALVNRPKVLLLDEPLGALDLKLRQDMQYELKEIQREMGITFIFVTHDQEEALTMSDTIVVLNDGLIQQIGTPVDIYNEPRNRFVANFIGESNIVRGVMLEDYKVEFENHVFECVDRGYNANEVVDIVIRPEDLQIVSKDKGAFTGVVDTVIFKGVHYEIIVMVEGREYIVHSTQSAEVGAEVGMTVAPADIHVMEVGV, encoded by the coding sequence ATGACAAAAGTGCCATTAGTTGAGATTAAAAATTTAACAAAAGAATACGATGGGGACATTATTTTAAAAGGAATCGATTTAACGATTCATCAAAATGAATTTGTTACCTTATTAGGACCATCTGGTTGCGGTAAAACAACCCTTCTTCGTATTATTGGTGGATTTGATACACCGACATCGGGTGAGGTAAAGTTTGATGGAAAAGACCTTATTCAAATTCCATCTTATAAACGTGAAATTAATACAGTTTTCCAAAAATATGCGTTATTTCCGCACTTAAACGTGTTCGATAACATCGCATTTGGATTAAGAATGAAAAAAGTGCCAGAGTCTGAAGTTAAAGAACGTGTAAACCGTATGTTGAAAATGGTTAAACTTTTTGATTATGCTAATCGTCGTATCGATTCATTATCTGGAGGACAACAGCAACGTATTGCGATTGCTCGTGCCTTAGTTAATCGTCCAAAAGTTCTTTTACTTGATGAACCATTAGGAGCGCTTGACTTAAAATTACGACAAGACATGCAATATGAATTAAAAGAAATCCAACGTGAAATGGGAATTACGTTTATTTTTGTTACTCATGATCAAGAAGAAGCCTTAACGATGTCGGATACCATTGTTGTCTTAAATGATGGATTAATTCAACAAATTGGAACACCAGTTGATATTTACAATGAGCCACGTAATCGTTTTGTTGCAAACTTCATTGGAGAAAGTAACATTGTCCGCGGAGTGATGCTTGAAGATTACAAAGTTGAATTTGAAAATCATGTTTTTGAATGTGTCGATCGAGGATACAATGCAAATGAAGTAGTTGATATCGTCATTCGTCCTGAGGATTTACAAATTGTTTCAAAAGATAAGGGAGCCTTTACAGGAGTTGTAGATACGGTCATCTTCAAAGGGGTTCATTATGAAATTATTGTGATGGTCGAGGGGCGCGAATATATTGTACATAGTACACAAAGTGCAGAAGTCGGGGCAGAAGTTGGGATGACAGTTGCTCCAGCTGATATTCATGTCATGGAAGTTGGGGTATAG
- a CDS encoding zinc dependent phospholipase C family protein, which yields MPSPIVHLNVIQNVSKRLSIPMTSDLLLGSISPDAIHMRPNQTWADKAVTHFYDIADDDYVEAILQAKQIITGVTQDFKLGYLIHLYTDYLWREIIYAPYFHARKERMERLELHALYYRDMQRIDDLLKGQVLPLSADLKQAIAMPVCPLLSRDEVEQWRLKVLKQDLEKDKQGDTELEAFYMTDILLFIERCCQQIVTYFHLFED from the coding sequence ATGCCATCACCGATTGTGCACTTGAATGTTATCCAAAACGTTTCAAAACGTTTATCGATTCCCATGACATCTGATTTGTTGCTTGGTTCAATTAGTCCTGATGCCATTCATATGAGGCCGAATCAAACGTGGGCAGATAAGGCGGTCACACATTTTTATGACATAGCAGATGACGATTATGTTGAGGCGATTTTACAAGCGAAACAAATAATTACAGGCGTGACTCAAGACTTTAAACTTGGATATTTAATTCATTTATATACAGATTACCTATGGCGTGAAATTATTTATGCTCCTTATTTTCATGCTCGAAAAGAAAGGATGGAACGCTTAGAGTTGCATGCCCTTTATTACCGTGATATGCAACGAATCGATGATTTATTAAAAGGACAGGTCTTACCCTTATCGGCTGATTTAAAACAAGCCATTGCAATGCCGGTCTGTCCCTTGTTAAGTCGGGATGAGGTTGAACAATGGCGCCTTAAAGTTTTAAAGCAAGATTTAGAAAAAGATAAGCAAGGTGACACGGAACTTGAAGCCTTTTATATGACTGATATTTTGTTGTTTATTGAAAGGTGTTGTCAGCAGATCGTGACTTATTTTCATCTCTTTGAAGACTAG
- a CDS encoding ABC transporter permease — MVNKWLSRCYLALMFLFLYAPIGVLILFSFNESKSSGKWTGFSLQWYQELFQDSKMQTAVLYTVVVAVIATAISVVVGTFTSIGIYKLTKKTKAFVLNINYLPVISPDIVIAVALMMLFKTVKLNFGFTTMLLAHIMFCIPYVVLSVLPRLYAMNPNMAEAAMDLGATPMQAIRKVVIPEIMPGIMAGALMAFTMSIDDFVISYFTAGNGATNLSIEVYSMAKRGIRPTVNALATIMVSFVLISVLISNNLSIRKKKEV, encoded by the coding sequence ATGGTAAATAAGTGGTTATCAAGATGTTACTTAGCTTTAATGTTCCTTTTCTTATATGCACCGATTGGCGTTCTTATTTTATTCTCGTTTAACGAATCAAAATCGAGCGGAAAGTGGACTGGATTTTCACTTCAATGGTATCAAGAGTTGTTCCAAGATAGCAAAATGCAAACAGCCGTCTTATATACCGTGGTTGTGGCCGTTATTGCCACAGCTATTTCGGTTGTCGTTGGAACCTTTACCTCGATTGGAATTTATAAACTAACAAAGAAAACGAAAGCCTTTGTTTTAAATATTAACTATTTGCCAGTTATTAGTCCAGATATCGTGATTGCGGTTGCCTTAATGATGCTCTTTAAAACCGTTAAATTAAACTTTGGATTTACGACCATGCTACTTGCTCATATCATGTTCTGTATTCCTTACGTTGTTTTATCTGTTTTACCTCGTCTTTATGCGATGAATCCGAATATGGCTGAAGCGGCAATGGATTTAGGTGCTACACCGATGCAAGCGATTCGTAAAGTCGTTATTCCAGAGATTATGCCAGGAATTATGGCAGGAGCCTTAATGGCCTTTACGATGTCGATTGATGACTTTGTGATTAGTTACTTTACAGCTGGAAATGGTGCGACAAACTTATCCATTGAAGTTTATTCAATGGCAAAACGAGGAATTCGTCCGACTGTTAATGCTTTAGCGACTATTATGGTAAGTTTTGTATTAATTTCAGTTTTAATTTCAAATAATCTTTCAATTAGAAAGAAAAAGGAGGTGTAG
- a CDS encoding PASTA domain-containing protein, whose protein sequence is MSQKNNDFFNQFLNNELPKETPLESKPYEKAFTQQPVKSTPTPKIEVDLRQTVKSEPEKVEVNSPKGPGVSIKTDEKYERFINPNKKRNQIIALITGAVAVLSVIFYLIFGNKVEVPDFSAYTPSQIATWGTKNNMTMLYVEEYNHEFEKGTLISQNIAPGKKVKKGGEMTLVMSLGIDPEVIVTLPDFDETWTTDELMNWIDENNLMNATIKNLADETIEKNHFIKSDLDKDLTEIKRKTKVTFYVSTGSPFMMSMIDLKTKTEDDVKAWAQKNNVTVVYEKVAHDTVPENQIITQSIEPEIEFNPKTETLTVEVSTGPGITVPSLNSMTIEEIKAWATANTVNLMLTEKYHNSVAANTIIESSISSGEVIKKGDLVTITISLGKVGVKNFIGDTEISFMEWVDEQNLKGANITPSITYQYVDSAEKNKIIAQSLYDRRVETGANIQIVVNLGGHLTVPALTGLSEYDARQTCEYSGLTCVFTYDYSNAPDGTIASQDRQAGYNASEGDIMNVIISKGPRP, encoded by the coding sequence ATGAGTCAGAAAAATAATGATTTTTTTAATCAATTTTTAAACAATGAATTACCAAAAGAAACACCTCTTGAATCAAAACCTTATGAAAAAGCATTTACGCAACAACCCGTCAAATCAACACCAACACCCAAAATTGAAGTAGATTTACGTCAAACGGTCAAATCAGAACCAGAAAAAGTTGAAGTAAATTCACCAAAAGGACCCGGTGTTTCAATTAAAACAGATGAAAAATATGAACGTTTTATTAATCCTAATAAAAAAAGAAATCAAATCATTGCCTTAATAACAGGTGCCGTTGCCGTTTTATCTGTTATTTTCTATCTTATCTTTGGGAATAAGGTAGAGGTTCCTGATTTCTCAGCCTATACGCCTTCGCAAATTGCGACATGGGGAACCAAAAATAACATGACGATGTTATATGTCGAAGAATATAATCACGAGTTTGAAAAAGGAACACTTATTTCACAAAATATCGCACCCGGTAAGAAAGTAAAAAAAGGGGGCGAGATGACGTTGGTGATGTCTCTTGGAATCGATCCTGAAGTCATCGTGACACTTCCAGATTTTGATGAAACATGGACAACCGACGAATTAATGAACTGGATTGATGAAAATAATTTAATGAATGCGACCATTAAAAATTTAGCAGATGAAACCATTGAAAAAAATCACTTTATTAAATCGGATTTAGATAAAGACCTAACCGAAATTAAACGTAAGACAAAAGTAACGTTTTATGTTTCAACAGGTTCACCTTTTATGATGAGCATGATTGATTTAAAAACTAAAACAGAAGATGATGTCAAAGCATGGGCTCAAAAAAACAACGTAACCGTCGTATATGAGAAAGTGGCGCATGATACGGTGCCAGAAAACCAAATCATCACTCAAAGCATTGAACCAGAAATTGAATTTAATCCAAAAACTGAAACACTAACGGTTGAAGTTTCAACAGGACCTGGTATTACAGTGCCAAGTCTAAATTCAATGACGATTGAAGAAATCAAGGCTTGGGCGACTGCAAATACAGTAAACTTAATGTTGACTGAAAAATACCATAACTCGGTGGCAGCTAATACGATTATCGAATCGAGTATTTCTTCTGGTGAAGTGATTAAAAAAGGCGATTTAGTCACAATTACAATATCACTTGGTAAAGTAGGCGTAAAAAATTTCATCGGAGATACTGAAATTTCATTTATGGAATGGGTAGATGAGCAAAATTTAAAAGGTGCTAATATTACGCCATCGATTACCTATCAATATGTTGACTCAGCTGAGAAAAATAAAATTATTGCGCAATCTCTTTATGATCGCCGTGTTGAAACAGGTGCTAATATTCAAATCGTTGTTAACCTTGGCGGTCATTTAACAGTTCCTGCCTTAACAGGATTATCTGAATATGATGCTCGTCAAACTTGCGAGTATAGCGGATTAACGTGTGTCTTTACTTATGACTATTCAAATGCTCCTGATGGAACCATTGCAAGTCAGGATCGTCAAGCAGGATACAATGCAAGTGAAGGTGATATTATGAACGTCATTATTTCTAAAGGTCCACGTCCTTAA
- a CDS encoding BaiN/RdsA family NAD(P)/FAD-dependent oxidoreductase, which translates to MNKYDVLIVGAGPAGLFTAIMCAEKKQRIAILEKNKSCGRKLLMAGAGKCNITQAGDIHHFLECYGPNAKFLKHALLSFQNEDLLAFFRKRGLEFMTTEKGKIFPKSQKSMDVLQVLLKECHKRHIDIITETAVQSIEKVDDLFTVKTNQVSYEAKKVVIATGGLSYPHTGSTGDGQVIAKSFGHKIIPMKPALTPLKIKNYELVDMSGTSFEDLSYTLWRGGKKIGAYHGDFLLTHTGVSGPGIINHSRYMQAGDVIKCNFVGAESIEAFRSQLTKKLAAGGKTLVKTIVRDLNLTKRFADKVLELCHISDDLKCAEISKVTRQKLLTILTEYEMEVKELGGYHVAMVTTGGVSIKEIKSKTMESKKVENLYFVGEVLDIDGDTGGYNIQAAFSMGYIASLAINA; encoded by the coding sequence TTGAATAAATATGATGTACTTATCGTAGGGGCAGGACCAGCCGGTCTTTTTACAGCTATTATGTGTGCTGAAAAAAAACAGCGCATTGCCATTCTTGAAAAAAATAAATCGTGTGGGCGTAAATTATTAATGGCGGGTGCAGGGAAATGTAATATTACACAAGCGGGTGACATTCATCACTTTTTAGAGTGTTATGGACCTAATGCAAAATTTTTAAAACATGCCCTCCTTTCATTTCAAAATGAAGACTTACTAGCTTTCTTTAGAAAACGTGGCTTAGAATTTATGACAACTGAAAAGGGAAAGATTTTTCCAAAATCACAAAAATCGATGGATGTCTTACAAGTTTTATTAAAAGAATGTCACAAACGTCACATTGACATCATCACTGAAACGGCTGTACAGTCAATCGAAAAAGTAGATGATCTTTTTACTGTGAAAACCAATCAAGTGTCATATGAAGCCAAAAAAGTTGTGATTGCAACAGGAGGACTGAGTTATCCTCATACTGGGTCAACAGGAGATGGACAAGTCATAGCAAAGTCATTCGGACATAAAATTATCCCAATGAAGCCTGCTTTAACGCCCTTAAAAATTAAAAATTACGAACTTGTGGATATGTCGGGAACGTCATTTGAAGACTTATCATATACACTTTGGCGTGGCGGAAAAAAAATAGGCGCTTATCACGGGGACTTTTTATTAACACATACTGGTGTTTCAGGCCCTGGAATTATCAATCATTCACGCTATATGCAAGCTGGTGATGTTATTAAATGTAACTTCGTTGGAGCTGAGTCGATTGAAGCATTTAGAAGTCAATTAACAAAAAAATTAGCAGCGGGTGGAAAAACACTTGTCAAAACGATTGTACGTGATTTAAATCTGACGAAACGCTTTGCTGATAAGGTACTTGAACTATGTCACATCAGTGATGACTTAAAGTGTGCTGAAATTAGTAAGGTGACACGCCAAAAATTATTAACGATATTAACGGAGTACGAAATGGAAGTTAAAGAGCTTGGAGGCTATCATGTGGCCATGGTCACGACAGGCGGTGTTTCGATTAAAGAAATTAAATCCAAAACGATGGAGTCTAAAAAAGTTGAGAATCTATACTTTGTGGGAGAAGTATTAGACATTGATGGCGATACAGGTGGATATAATATCCAAGCAGCGTTTTCAATGGGATACATTGCGTCTTTAGCAATTAATGCTTAA
- a CDS encoding ABC transporter substrate-binding protein: MKNWLKLLGLSLVAMLAACSSGDTQKLYVYNVGEYIDPEVLDIFESEFNCKVYYELYDSNETMYQKIKAGGTNYDVAFPSDYMVEKMIKENLVLPLDYSKIPNFEYISDAYKNLPYDPDNLYTVPYFWGTVGILYDKTVVKEPVDSWSILWDEDYKGNIFMYDSQRDSLMVALKLLGYSMNTQNIDELEQAKQLLIDQRPLVYAYVTDQVIDNMIAGNAALAVVYSGDATYIMDENENMEYAIPKEGSNTWVDAMVIPSTAQNVDLAHEFINFMQRPEIALMNTEYVMYSTPNTETLEMVSEEEWTQNDAYSPSQDLLDFLPMETFRDPGEFVREYDDIWTQVLAASK; this comes from the coding sequence ATGAAAAATTGGTTGAAGCTTTTGGGTCTTTCCCTTGTTGCCATGTTAGCGGCTTGTTCGAGTGGTGATACACAAAAACTTTATGTTTACAACGTGGGAGAATATATTGATCCTGAGGTATTAGATATTTTTGAATCTGAATTTAATTGTAAAGTGTATTATGAATTATATGATTCAAATGAAACGATGTATCAAAAGATTAAAGCGGGGGGAACAAACTATGACGTAGCCTTCCCATCGGATTATATGGTAGAAAAAATGATCAAAGAAAATCTTGTTCTACCACTTGATTACAGCAAAATTCCAAATTTTGAATATATTTCAGATGCGTATAAAAATTTACCTTATGATCCTGATAATTTGTATACAGTTCCTTATTTCTGGGGAACCGTTGGAATTTTATATGATAAAACCGTTGTTAAAGAACCTGTCGATTCTTGGTCAATTTTGTGGGATGAAGATTATAAAGGGAATATCTTTATGTATGATAGTCAACGTGACTCATTAATGGTCGCTTTAAAATTATTAGGTTACTCAATGAATACTCAAAATATTGATGAATTAGAACAAGCGAAGCAACTTTTAATCGATCAACGTCCGCTTGTTTATGCCTATGTTACAGATCAAGTCATTGATAATATGATTGCAGGAAATGCAGCATTAGCGGTTGTCTATTCAGGTGATGCGACCTATATCATGGATGAAAATGAAAACATGGAATATGCCATTCCAAAAGAAGGATCAAATACATGGGTGGATGCCATGGTTATTCCATCAACAGCTCAAAATGTTGATTTAGCCCATGAGTTTATTAATTTTATGCAACGTCCAGAGATTGCCTTAATGAATACAGAGTATGTCATGTATTCTACACCTAATACTGAAACATTAGAGATGGTTTCAGAAGAGGAGTGGACACAAAATGATGCATACAGTCCCTCACAAGATTTATTAGACTTCTTACCGATGGAAACCTTTAGAGATCCAGGGGAGTTTGTTAGAGAGTATGATGATATTTGGACACAAGTTTTAGCAGCTTCAAAATAA
- a CDS encoding ECF-type riboflavin transporter substrate-binding protein: MNQRLSIKTVVAIGIGAAIFVVLSRFASLPTGIPNTNFETAYAVLALIALLYGPMAGLATGLIGHFLKDILIWGSPWFSWIIASGMIGLVIGLLAKRIDMEDGIFGKREIIIFNLAQIAANIVGWFIVAPMLDVLIYAEPSDKVYLQGAVAGSFNMITIGILGSLLVGAYAKTRTPKGSLKPEY, translated from the coding sequence ATGAATCAAAGACTATCAATTAAAACGGTCGTTGCGATTGGGATTGGAGCTGCCATTTTTGTCGTTTTATCGCGTTTTGCCTCATTACCAACCGGAATTCCAAATACAAACTTTGAAACAGCTTATGCTGTCTTAGCTTTAATTGCATTATTATATGGTCCAATGGCTGGGTTAGCAACAGGGCTTATTGGTCACTTTTTAAAAGATATTTTAATTTGGGGAAGTCCATGGTTTAGTTGGATTATTGCCTCAGGAATGATTGGACTTGTGATTGGATTACTAGCCAAACGAATTGACATGGAAGATGGTATCTTTGGCAAACGAGAAATCATTATCTTTAACCTAGCTCAAATCGCGGCAAATATCGTCGGATGGTTTATTGTAGCACCGATGCTTGACGTATTGATTTATGCTGAACCGTCAGATAAAGTTTATCTTCAAGGAGCGGTTGCGGGATCGTTTAACATGATTACGATTGGAATTTTAGGTTCTTTATTAGTTGGGGCTTATGCAAAAACACGTACCCCAAAGGGAAGTTTAAAACCTGAATATTAA
- a CDS encoding helix-turn-helix domain-containing protein, whose translation MIIGEKIRRLRMELQLTQEELADRTELTKGYISQVERDLASPSIATLVDILEALGTTLGEFFAEEKNDQKVVFQREDVFIKEELDYNMTIRWIIPNAQKNEMEPIIVDLEPGGMSYDDEPHHGEEFGYVLKGEVELVLGTKRYKVKKGESFYYKADVDHKLKNSSKAPASVLWVATPPTF comes from the coding sequence ATGATAATCGGAGAAAAAATTAGGCGTTTACGAATGGAACTTCAGTTAACACAAGAAGAATTAGCTGATCGTACCGAATTAACAAAAGGATATATCTCACAGGTAGAACGTGATTTAGCTTCACCATCGATCGCAACCCTTGTTGATATATTAGAAGCACTAGGAACAACTCTTGGTGAGTTTTTTGCTGAAGAAAAAAATGATCAGAAAGTTGTTTTTCAACGTGAAGATGTATTTATAAAAGAAGAGTTAGATTATAATATGACCATTCGCTGGATTATTCCAAATGCTCAAAAGAATGAAATGGAGCCGATCATTGTGGATTTAGAACCAGGTGGAATGTCATATGATGATGAGCCTCACCATGGTGAGGAATTTGGTTATGTGTTAAAAGGAGAAGTTGAGCTTGTCCTGGGAACTAAACGATATAAAGTGAAAAAAGGCGAGAGTTTTTATTATAAAGCAGATGTTGACCACAAGTTAAAGAACAGTTCAAAAGCACCTGCATCTGTACTTTGGGTCGCGACGCCACCAACTTTCTAG
- a CDS encoding ABC transporter permease, protein MHESTKRLSYPYIVWISIMIIIPMILIFLYSIIDPSDGNPMAFRFTLENYVKFFNPIYIATLGRSLWIAFVSTLLCFMFGYPLAWIIAQLSPKRQSSILLLFIMPMWINMLLRTYAWISILGKNGILNNILDFFGIAPVDIMYSDFSIMLGMVYNFLPFMVLPIHTAISKVDKNLIDAARDLGANSKQVFTRVVFPLTLPGIITGIIMVFLPAVSTFVIPQLLGGGQFMMIGNLIEKQFLLTGNWYFGSALSMILMLFILLSIWLMKKFDSDGQAGGALPW, encoded by the coding sequence ATGCATGAATCAACAAAACGTTTAAGTTATCCTTATATTGTGTGGATTTCAATCATGATCATCATCCCAATGATTTTGATTTTCTTATATAGTATCATTGATCCAAGTGATGGAAATCCAATGGCCTTCAGATTTACGCTTGAAAATTATGTTAAATTCTTTAATCCAATCTATATTGCAACTCTTGGGCGTTCGTTATGGATCGCCTTTGTTTCGACATTATTATGTTTTATGTTTGGGTATCCACTAGCTTGGATTATTGCTCAATTATCTCCCAAACGACAATCTTCTATTTTACTATTATTTATTATGCCAATGTGGATTAACATGTTATTACGTACGTATGCATGGATCTCAATTCTTGGAAAAAATGGTATTTTGAATAATATTTTAGATTTCTTCGGAATTGCGCCCGTGGACATTATGTATTCTGATTTTTCAATTATGTTAGGGATGGTTTATAACTTCTTGCCGTTTATGGTGTTACCAATTCATACGGCTATCTCTAAAGTAGATAAGAACTTGATTGATGCGGCCCGTGATTTAGGAGCTAATAGCAAACAAGTCTTTACCCGTGTCGTATTTCCGTTAACATTACCAGGGATTATTACAGGAATTATCATGGTCTTCTTACCGGCTGTGAGTACGTTCGTCATTCCACAGTTACTTGGTGGTGGACAATTTATGATGATTGGGAACTTAATTGAAAAACAATTCTTATTAACAGGTAATTGGTACTTTGGATCAGCTTTATCCATGATTCTGATGCTCTTTATCTTACTTTCAATCTGGTTGATGAAAAAATTCGATTCAGATGGACAAGCAGGAGGTGCCTTACCATGGTAA
- the typA gene encoding translational GTPase TypA has product MNIKNIAIIAHVDHGKTTLVDQLLRQAGTFRENEAVADRVMDSNDIERERGITILAKNTAIDYKDYRINILDTPGHADFAGEVERIMNMVDGVLLVVDAYEGTMPQTRFVLKKALEQKLTPIVVVNKIDRPAARPEEVVDEVLELFIELGADDDQLEFPVVYCSALNGTASLSSDPADQEENMESIFESILENIPDPGMDPNGTLQFQPALLDYNEYVGRIGVGRVVRGTINVNQMVSICRLDGTTQQFRITKLFGFLGLKRIEIESAEAGDIVAIAGLPDINVGETVCEIGHEEALPILHIDEPTLKMTFSTNSSPFSGQEGKHVTASKIDERLYKEIQRDVSLLVERVGTKEEWVVSGRGELHLSILLENMRREGFELEVSKPEVIIREIDGVLCEPYEYVQIESPEEHVGSVIEAMGYRKGQLQNMIHNENGQVRLIYDVPSRALIGFMTEFLTLTKGYGIINHTFSEYRPMEKGSVGERKNGALVSMENGKATNYGLMGLEDRGIMFIEPGAAVYEGMIVGENNKDLDLAVNVTRAKQLTNCRSAGKDNTVVLKKPRLITLEYALEYINEDELVEITPTSVRLRKKILDTNERKKYDKRKRNAE; this is encoded by the coding sequence ATGAATATTAAAAATATTGCCATTATTGCCCACGTTGATCATGGTAAAACGACTTTAGTCGATCAATTACTTCGCCAAGCGGGAACATTCCGTGAAAATGAAGCAGTTGCTGATCGCGTGATGGATTCAAATGATATCGAACGTGAACGTGGAATTACGATTTTAGCGAAAAATACTGCGATTGATTATAAAGATTATCGTATTAACATTTTAGATACACCAGGACATGCTGACTTTGCAGGGGAAGTTGAGCGTATCATGAACATGGTAGATGGTGTTTTATTAGTTGTTGATGCTTACGAAGGAACAATGCCTCAAACTCGTTTCGTCTTAAAGAAAGCATTAGAACAAAAATTAACACCAATCGTTGTGGTTAATAAAATTGACCGTCCTGCTGCTCGTCCAGAGGAAGTAGTCGATGAAGTGTTAGAATTATTCATTGAATTAGGGGCAGATGATGATCAATTAGAATTCCCAGTTGTTTACTGTTCAGCTTTAAACGGAACAGCAAGCTTAAGTTCAGATCCTGCGGATCAAGAAGAAAACATGGAATCTATTTTTGAATCTATTTTAGAAAACATTCCAGATCCAGGAATGGATCCAAACGGTACACTTCAATTCCAACCTGCTTTATTAGACTATAATGAATATGTAGGGCGTATTGGGGTAGGACGTGTTGTACGCGGAACGATTAATGTGAACCAAATGGTTTCAATTTGTCGTTTAGATGGAACAACTCAACAATTCCGTATCACGAAATTATTCGGATTCTTAGGATTAAAACGTATCGAAATTGAATCAGCAGAAGCTGGAGATATTGTAGCCATTGCTGGATTACCTGATATCAACGTAGGTGAGACGGTTTGTGAAATCGGTCATGAAGAAGCATTACCAATTTTACATATTGATGAACCAACGTTAAAAATGACATTCTCAACGAACTCATCTCCATTCTCAGGACAAGAAGGAAAACACGTCACAGCTTCTAAAATTGATGAGCGTTTATATAAAGAAATTCAACGTGATGTTTCATTATTAGTTGAACGTGTTGGAACGAAAGAAGAGTGGGTTGTTTCAGGTCGTGGAGAACTTCACTTATCAATCTTACTTGAAAATATGCGTCGTGAAGGATTCGAACTTGAAGTTTCAAAACCAGAAGTTATCATCCGTGAAATCGATGGTGTCTTATGCGAACCATATGAATATGTTCAAATTGAGTCACCTGAAGAGCATGTCGGAAGTGTGATTGAAGCCATGGGATACCGTAAAGGTCAATTACAAAATATGATTCATAATGAAAATGGACAAGTTCGTTTAATTTATGATGTACCATCACGTGCTTTAATTGGATTCATGACAGAATTCTTAACTTTAACAAAAGGTTACGGAATCATTAACCATACTTTCTCTGAATACCGTCCGATGGAAAAAGGTTCAGTCGGAGAACGTAAAAATGGGGCTTTAGTTTCAATGGAAAACGGAAAAGCAACAAACTACGGTTTAATGGGACTTGAAGATCGCGGAATCATGTTTATCGAACCAGGAGCTGCCGTATATGAAGGGATGATCGTGGGAGAAAACAACAAAGATTTAGATTTAGCCGTAAACGTAACGCGTGCAAAACAATTAACAAACTGTCGTTCAGCTGGTAAAGATAATACAGTGGTATTAAAGAAACCACGCTTAATTACACTCGAATACGCCTTAGAATATATTAACGAAGATGAATTAGTTGAGATTACCCCAACATCAGTTCGTCTACGTAAAAAAATCTTAGATACAAATGAGCGTAAAAAATACGACAAACGTAAACGTAATGCTGAGTAA